A part of Arachis hypogaea cultivar Tifrunner chromosome 12, arahy.Tifrunner.gnm2.J5K5, whole genome shotgun sequence genomic DNA contains:
- the LOC140176684 gene encoding protein MAIN-LIKE 1-like: MGDDPARLYRLDGVAHIAGVINDEPQRCIRSMRRQQGMPLDERYVSYLQMAGLYHLVRLNDRWFRLDEPLVSAFVERWRPETHTFHMPFGECTITLQDVAYQLGLAVDGRYVSGCLTDFHLYIEGGRPAWVWFEELLGVIPPPSQVQKFAVNCTWFQETFGQCPEGADEDTMRCFARAYIMMLLGTQLFAAPPASRPEHRLSDVEGRERR; this comes from the exons atgggggacgatcctGCAAGGCTGTACCGGTTGGATGGGGTTGCTCATATAGCtggggtcatcaacgacgag CCACagcgatgcatcaggagcatgcggcggcaaCAAGGCATGCCACTCGATGAGCGTTATGTTTCGTACCTGCAGATGGCCGGGTTATACCATCTGGTTAGactgaacgatagatggttccggTTAGACGAGCCCCTTGTCAGCGCCTTCGTCgagaggtggcgtcctgagacgcaTACCTTCCACATGCccttcggagagtgcacgatcacgcttcaggacgtggcataccagttGGGGTTGGCAGTGGACGGGCGTTATGTCAGCGGTTGCCTTACAGACTTCCATCTGTATATCGAGGGTGGACGTCCAGCTTGGGTGTGGTTCGAGGAGTTGCTTGGAGTGATACCTCCTCCGAGCCAGGTTCAGAAGTTCGCAGTAAACTGCACCTGGTTCCAGGAGACTTTCGGACAGTGCCCCGAGGGAGCCGATGAGGACACTATGCGGTGCTTCGCtcgtgcctatatcatgatgttgttgggcactCAGCTGTTTGCAGCCCCTCCCGCGtcccgccctgaacatcgactttctgatgtcgaAGGACGGGAGAGGCGGTGA
- the LOC112727248 gene encoding 5-oxoprolinase 1, with product MGSASEGKLRFCIDRGGTFTDVYAEIPGGLDGRVMKLLSVDPSNYDDAPVEGIRRILEEFTGEKIPRSSKIPTEKIEWIRMGTTVATNALLERKGERIAVCVTQGFRDLLQIGNQARPSIFDLTVSKPSNLYEEVVEVEERVQLVQGKEEEEEKQGDTLSVVEGISGELLRIVKPLNEEALKPVLKKLLAKGISCLAVVLMHSYTYPQHEQRVEKLALSLGFRHVSISSALTPMVRAVPRGLTASVDAYLTPVIKEYLSGFISRFDEGLGKLNVLFMQSDGGLAPESSFSGHKAILSGPAGGVVGYSQTLFDLETDKPLIGFDMGGTSTDVSRYAGSYEQVLETQIAGAIIQAPQLDINTVAAGGGSKLKFQFGAFKVGPESVGAHPGPVCYRKGGELAITDANLILGYVIPDYFPSIFGPNEDQPLDVKSTRKEFEKLAEQINAHRKNQDPTAKDMAVEEIALGFVDVANETMCRPIRQLTEMKGHETKNHALACFGGAGPQHACAIARSLGMKEVLIHKFCGILSAYGMGLANVVEEAQEPYSAVYGAESTLEASQREAVLVAQVKQKLQKQGFKEESISTETYLNLRYEGTDTAIMVKRHTTEDGKLCDYATEFVRLFQQEYGFKLQNRKIVICDVRVRGIGVTNILRPRAIGSASTSPIEGKYKVYFGNGWQETPLYKLEKLGSGHVILGPAIIMNGNSTVIVEPNCRATITKYGNIKIEIDSPLSSVKISDKVADVVQLSIFNHRFMGIAEQMGRTLQRTSISTNIKERLDFSCALFDPSGGLVANAPHVPVHLGAMSTTVRWQLNYWGNNLNEGDVLVTNHPSAGGSHLPDITVVTPVFFNGKLVFFVANRGHHAEIGGITPGSMPPFSKSILEEGSAIKTFKLVDKGVFQEEGIINLLQCPGTDKQGNKVPGTRRIQDNLSDLHAQVAANQRGISLVQELIEQYGLETVQAYMNYVQKNAEAAVREMLKSVGLRISSESNENGATIEEEDYMDDGSVIHLKLSIDSNKAEAVFDFGGTSAEVYGNWNAPEAVTAAAVIYCVRCLVNIDIPLNQGCLDPVKILIPEGSFLSPGDTAAVVGGNVLTSQRITDVIFTAFQACACSQGCMNNLTFGDNTFGYYETIGGGSGAGPSWDGTSGVQCHMTNTRMTDPEIFEQRYPVILHKFGLRENSGGDGVHRGGDGLLREIEFRRPVIVSILSERRVHAPRGLKGGKNGARGANYLIKKDKRKIYLGGKNSVEVLPGEILQILTPGGGGWGSPL from the coding sequence ATGGGTAGTGCTTCTGAAGGGAAATTAAGGTTTTGTATAGACAGAGGGGGCACTTTCACTGATGTTTATGCAGAGATCCCCGGCGGGCTCGATGGTCGGGTTATGAAGCTTCTCTCTGTTGACCCTTCAAACTATGATGATGCCCCCGTGGAAGGGATTCGGAGGATCTTGGAAGAGTTCACTGGAGAGAAAATTCCACGCAGCTCAAAGATACCAACTGAGAAGATTGAGTGGATAAGGATGGGTACAACGGTGGCGACAAATGCACTTCTAGAGCGAAAGGGAGAGCGGATTGCTGTGTGTGTGACGCAAGGATTTCGAGATTTACTCCAGATTGGTAACCAGGCTCGCCCCAGCATATTTGACCTTACTGTATCGAAGCCGTCGAATCTCTATGAAGAGGTTGTAGAGGTGGAGGAGAGGGTTCAGCTTGTTCAGGgcaaggaggaagaggaagaaaaacaGGGCGATACTTTATCGGTTGTTGAAGGAATTTCTGGGGAGCTTCTTAGGATTGTAAAGCCTCTTAATGAAGAAGCATTAAAGCCTGTACTTAAAAAGTTGTTGGCCAAAGGAATTAGTTGCTTGGCTGTTGTTTTGATGCACTCATACACTTATCCACAACATGAACAACGGGTTGAGAAGCTAGCTTTGAGTCTGGGGTTCAGACATGTCTCTATATCATCTGCTTTGACTCCCATGGTCCGTGCTGTTCCTCGTGGTTTAACAGCCAGTGTTGATGCTTATCTAACGCCTGTTATTAAAGAGTACCTGTCAGGCTTCATCTCAAGATTTGATGAGGGACTGGGGAAGTTGAATGTTTTATTTATGCAGTCGGATGGAGGACTTGCACCTGAGAGTAGTTTCTCAGGGCACAAAGCAATTTTGTCTGGCCCTGCTGGTGGAGTTGTCGGTTACTCGCAAACCCTTTTCGATCTTGAAACGGATAAGCCATTAATTGGCTTTGATATGGGAGGTACATCTACAGATGTTAGTCGATATGCAGGGAGCTATGAGCAAGTTCTGGAAACCCAGATTGCTGGTGCCATAATACAAGCACCTCAGCTTGACATAAACACAGTGGCTGCtggtggtggttcaaagttgaaGTTCCAATTTGGAGCTTTTAAAGTTGGACCAGAATCGGTTGGAGCACACCCAGGTCCTGTATGTTACCGGAAGGGTGGAGAGTTGGCAATTACAGATGCTAACCTTATTCTAGGATATGTTATTCCTGATTATTTCCCATCCATATTTGGGCCAAATGAAGACCAGCCTCTTGATGTCAAGTCTAcaagaaaagagtttgagaaacttGCCGAGCAAATAAATGCTCACAGAAAGAACCAGGATCCAACGGCTAAAGACATGGCAGTGGAAGAGATTGCCCTTGGTTTTGTGGATGTTGCTAATGAGACAATGTGTCGACCAATAAGGCAGTTGACTGAAATGAAGGGCCATGAGACCAAGAATCATGCGCTTGCTTGCTTTGGAGGTGCTGGACCTCAGCATGCATGTGCCATAGCTAGGTCACTAGGTATGAAGGAAGTGCTCATTCACAAATTTTGTGGGATCTTAAGTGCTTATGGCATGGGATTGGCAAATGTTGTGGAAGAGGCACAAGAGCCTTATTCTGCAGTGTATGGAGCCGAATCTACACTTGAGGCTTCACAACGTGAAGCTGTATTAGTGGCACAGGTAAAGCAGAAGTTGCAAAAGCAAGGATTTAAAGAGGAAAGCATTTCAACAGAGACATATTTAAATCTGAGATATGAGGGTACAGACACTGCAATCATGGTCAAAAGACATACAACTGAGGATGGAAAATTGTGTGACTATGCTACCGAATTTGTAAGATTGTTTCAGCAGGAATATGGATTTAAACTCCAGAACAGAAAGATTGTAATTTGTGATGTTAGAGTTCGTGGTATAGGAGTTACTAATATATTGAGGCCACGGGCCATAGGATCTGCATCCACAAGTCCTATAGAAGGCAAATATAAGGTTTACTTTGGAAATGGTTGGCAGGAAACACCCCTCTATAAGCTTGAGAAGCTGGGTTCTGGGCATGTGATCTTAGGGCCTGCGATTATCATGAATGGAAATAGCACTGTGATTGTAGAACCCAACTGTAGAGCCACTATAACCAAATACGGAAACATCAAGATAGAAATTGATTCCCCGTTGAGCAGTGTTAAAATATCTGATAAAGTTGCGGATGTTGTGCAGCTCTCCATCTTCAATCACAGATTTATGGGTATAGCTGAGCAGATGGGAAGGACTTTACAAAGAACTTCTATTTCTACAAATATCAAAGAACGGCTAGATTTTTCTTGTGCACTGTTTGATCCTAGTGGGGGCCTGGTTGCAAATGCCCCTCATGTTCCAGTCCATCTAGGAGCTATGTCTACTACAGTTCGGTGGCAGCTCAATTACTGGGGTAACAATTTGAACGAAGGAGATGTATTGGTCACTAATCATCCTTCAGCTGGAGGTAGCCATCTTCCTGATATTACTGTCGTCACACCTGTATTCTTCAATGGAAAGTTGGTATTCTTTGTGGCAAACAGAGGGCATCATGCGGAAATTGGGGGTATTACTCCTGGAAGCATGCCTCCATTTTCAAAGTCCATATTGGAGGAAGGTTCTGCTATTAAAACATTTAAGCTTGTGGATAAAGGTGtcttccaagaagaaggaattATAAATCTTCTCCAGTGCCCAGGAACTGATAAGCAGGGAAATAAGGTACCAGGAACTCGTAGGATTCAGGATAACTTATCAGATCTTCATGCACAAGTAGCAGCAAATCAGAGAGGAATTTCTCTTGTCCAAGAGCTCATTGAGCAGTATGGTCTGGAAACAGTTCAGGCTTACATGAACTATGTACAGAAGAATGCAGAAGCAGCAGTAAGAGAGATGCTGAAGTCAGTTGGTCTTAGAATTTCCTCTGAATCAAATGAAAACGGAGCGACTATTGAAGAAGAGGACTACATGGACGATGGATCTGTTATCCATTTGAAATTGAGCATTGATTCAAACAAAGCAGAAGCAGTTTTTGATTTTGGTGGGACGAGCGCTGAGGTCTATGGTAACTGGAACGCACCCGAAGCTGTAACGGCTGCAGCTGTCATATACTGTGTCCGCTGTCTGGTGAATATCGATATTCCTCTGAATCAAGGCTGTTTGGATCCAGTCAAGATTCTTATTCCGGAAGGCTCGTTTCTGTCTCCTGGTGATACTGCTGCTGTAGTAGGAGGTAATGTCCTCACCTCTCAGAGGATAACCGACGTCATATTTACTGCATTTCAGGCCTGTGCTTGTTCACAGGGTTGTATGAATAATCTCACATTTGGAGACAACACATTTGGTTACTACGAAACAATTGGCGGCGGGAGTGGGGCTGGTCCTTCATGGGATGGGACCAGCGGTGTACAGTGCCACATGACGAACACACGCATGACTGATCCGGAAATATTTGAGCAAAGATATCCAGTTATTCTTCACAAGTTCGGACTTCGAGAAAACAGTGGGGGAGATGGAGTTCACAGAGGTGGTGATGGGCTTCTCAGAGAAATAGAGTTCAGGCGCCCTGTAATTGTTAGCATTCTCTCTGAGAGACGTGTTCATGCACCAAGAGGGCTCAAGGGTGGGAAAAATGGCGCCCGTGGTGCTAACTACCtgataaagaaagataaaagaaagatttatCTCGGTGGTAAGAATTCAGTTGAGGTGCTTCCAGGAGAAATTCTTCAAATTTTGACTCCTGGTGGCGGGGGTTGGGGTTCTCCATTGTAG